The proteins below come from a single Rosa rugosa chromosome 2, drRosRugo1.1, whole genome shotgun sequence genomic window:
- the LOC133731857 gene encoding abscisic acid 8'-hydroxylase 2: MQLFSSSPPFCAALHSDFGLVLIPILVLLGLFVLQWRHPRFHRRLPPGSMGWPYFGETFELYTENPNSFFTVRQKRYGRIFKTHVLGCPCVMITSPEAAKMVLVSRAHLFKPTYPRGKERMIGPEAIFFHQGAYHSKLKKLVQASLLPSAIKGSVSEIEQIVLSLLPTWKNNTINTLQEMKRYAFDVAMISVLGNKRDIEVEGIKHLYHSIEKGYNSMALDLPGTPFHKAMKARKLLNKALRGLIQKRRESGDAQSGGLLQELLRAKDQKLNLNLSDSQIADNIIGVIFAAHDTTASVLTWLLKYLHDNDDLLESVTREQEGIQRKMLNEKRGFTWDDTRRMPLTNRVIQETLRTASILSFTFREAVEDVEFEGYFIPRGWKVLPLFRSIHHCADFFPQPEKFDPSRFEVPPRPNTYMPFGNGVHSCPGNELAKFEMLILLHHLTTTYRWHLMGDDDGIQYGPFPVPKQGLPIKVTLRNKNRT; encoded by the exons ATGCAACTTTTCTCATCATCACCTCCTTTCTGTGCAGCTCTGCACTCAGACTTTGGTCTCGTCCTGATACCAATCCTCGTGCTCTTGGGCTTGTTCGTCCTCCAATGGCGGCACCCGAGATTCCACAGGCGCCTTCCCCCTGGCTCAATGGGTTGGCCTTATTTCGGAGAGACTTTCGAGCTCTACACTGAAAACCCAAATTCCTTCTTCACGGTCCGGCAAAAACG GTATGGGAGGATATTCAAGACCCATGTTTTGGGGTGTCCATGTGTGATGATAACAAGTCCAGAAGCAGCAAAAATGGTACTGGTGAGTCGGGCTCATCTGTTTAAGCCGACTTACCCCAGAGGCAAAGAGAGGATGATAGGACCGGAGGCTATATTCTTTCACCAAGGAGCCTATCACTCAAAGCTAAAGAAGCTGGTTCAGGCTTCACTTCTGCCCTCTGCAATAAAAGGTTCAGTCTCAGAGATTGAGCAAATTGTTCTAAGCCTACTGCCCACATGGAAGAACAACACCATTAACACTTTGCAAGAGATGAAGAGG TATGCTTTTGATGTGGCAATGATTTCAGTTTTGGGCAACAAAAGGGACATTGAAGTGGAAGGGATTAAACATCTGTATCATTCCATTGAGAAGGGCTATAATTCCATGGCTCTTGATCTACCTGGAACTCCCTTTCACAAAGCCATGAAG GCAAGGAAGCTTCTGAATAAGGCATTGAGAGGACTGATACAAAAGAGAAGGGAGAGTGGTGATGCACAAAGTGGTGGATTGCTTCAAGAACTGTTGAGAGCAAAAGATCAGAAACTTAATCTGAACCTCAGTGATTCTCAAATTGCTGATAATATCATCGGGGTTATCTTTGCTGCTCATGATACCACTGCTAGCGTTCTAACATGGCTCCTGAAGTATCTTCATGACAATGACGATCTCCTAGAATCTGTTACG AGAGAACAAGAAGGAATTCAACGCAAAATGTTGAATGAGAAACGCGGGTTTACGTGGGATGATACTAGACGCATGCCTTTGACTAATCGGGT GATTCAAGAGACTCTAAGAACAGCAAGTATACTGTCATTCACATTCAGAGAGGCAGTGGAAGACGTAGAGTTTGAGGGTTACTTTATCCCTAGAGGTTGGAAGGTGCTGCCTCTTTTCAGAAGCATTCATCACTGTGCAGATTTCTTCCCTCAGCCTGAAAAGTTTGACCCTTCAAGATTTGAG GTTCCACCTCGACCCAACACTTACATGCCCTTTGGGAATGGCGTGCATTCCTGTCCAGGCAATGAGCTGGCCAAGTTTGAGATGCTGATCCTCCTTCACCACCTCACAACTACTTACAG GTGGCACCTGATGGGCGATGACGATGGGATTCAGTATGGCCCTTTCCCAGTTCCCAAACAGGGATTACCCATCAAAGTGACTCTGAGGAACAAGAATAGGACCTGA
- the LOC133731858 gene encoding uncharacterized protein LOC133731858 isoform X1: MEAKSLFLHSKTLPLCYTFTDRPNISLRHFSTHLQVNSINPNSHFHQSLKPLKTPSKLCLSHNPLSLSSPTRRTHLLSPLKCSYSSTTSPESQNPLLKPFKNLSFDSLKATLFKLTPFDVIKWSGILSIAIAATKWTSNLVFSPFFWMYFSWTWMFWPWFLAVSVGLYGLYCFRKHLLGEASIFEQLAVVTSVFTWLTLVPPAHFNGFLEGWPYVFFLVYHYFFFFNVSVRKRLYGDYYARPHDPKWDVSPPKWYRLLFSVGVMVGHWLAAFEGPELHRIPGGWSNLGIWGLIVVTMLMQYNSTLYLAKYSEKVVVPTAVVQFGPYRWVRHPIYASTMLLFATYCVALRAPLSLLFVVAVCVLYYDQKAKLEEALMIETFGERYMEYASKDDVLRDLWCVWEVVLERYGQQGAATTLLNLNRDWTILHEAYWHDLTAHIHSLLCWFRLINPIRALHLQLPKYVS; this comes from the exons ATGGAAGCCAAGTCACTCTTTCTCCACTCCAAAACACTCCCACTCTGTTATACTTTCACAGATAGACCCAACATCTCTCTCAGGCATTTCAGCACACACCTTCAAGTCAATTCCATAAACCCCAATTCTCACTTCCACCAGAGCCTTAAACCCCTCAAAACCCCATCAAAATTATGTCTTTCACACAACCCACTATCCTTATCATCACCAACAAGAAGAACCCACTTGCTAAGTCCTCTCAAATGCTCCTACTCCAGCACCACAAGCCCAGAATCTCAGAACCCATTGCTAAAACCCTTCAAGAACCTCTCTTTTGATTCATTGAAAGCTACCCTTTTCAAATTAACCCCCTTTGATGTCATAAAGTGGTCTGGGATCTTATCAATTGCAATTGCAGCCACAAAATGGACCTCCAATTTGGTCTTCAGCCCCTTTTTCTGGATGTACTTCAGCTGGACTTGGATGTTCTGGCCATGGTTTCTGGCTGTTTCGGTAGGCCTTTACGGGTTATACTGTTTTCGAAAGCATTTACTTGGTGAAGCAAGCATATTTGAGCAGCTTGCTGTTGTTACCTCAGTGTTCACTTGGCTCACACTTGTCCCACCTGCCCATTTCAATGGCTTCCTTGAAGGTTGGCCATATGTGTTCTTCCTTGTGTAccattatttctttttcttcaatgtCAGTGTGAGAAAACGTTTGTATGGAGATTACTACGCTCGCCCACATGACCCCAAGTGGGATGTGAGCCCTCCGAAGTGGTACCGGCTTTTGTTCAGTGTTGGGGTCATGGTTGGGCACTGGCTAGCTGCATTTGAAGGGCCAGAGCTGCACCGTATTCCTGGCGGTTGGAGCAATTTGGGTATTTGGGGCTTGATAGTTGTCACTATGCTAATGCAGTATAACTCAACATTGTATCTTGCAAAGTATTCCGAAAAGGTGGTGGTGCCAACGGCTGTTGTGCAGTTTGGGCCATACCGGTGGGTGCGCCATCCTATATATGCATCTACAATGCTTCTGTTTGCCACTTATTGTGTTGCCCTTCGAGCACCTTTGAGCTTGCTGTTCGTTGTAGCAGTTTGTGTGTTGTACTATGATCAGAAGGCGAAACTGGAGGAGGCTTTGATGATTGAGACTTTTGGGGAGAGGTATATGGAGTATGCAAGTAAG GATGATGTCTTGAGGGACCTATGGTGTGTTTGGGAAGTAGTGTTGGAGAGATATGGTCAACAAGGTGCGGCAACCACTTTGCTCAATCTGAATCGTGATTGGACCATTCTCCATGAAGCATATTGGCATGATTTAACTGCACATATACATTCTCTACTCTGCTGGTTTAGGTTAATCAATCCCATCCGGGCATTGCACTTGCAGTTACCCAAATATGTGAGTTGA
- the LOC133731858 gene encoding uncharacterized protein LOC133731858 isoform X2 gives MEAKSLFLHSKTLPLCYTFTDRPNISLRHFSTHLQVNSINPNSHFHQSLKPLKTPSKLCLSHNPLSLSSPTRRTHLLSPLKCSYSSTTSPESQNPLLKPFKNLSFDSLKATLFKLTPFDVIKWSGILSIAIAATKWTSNLVFSPFFWMYFSWTWMFWPWFLAVSVGLYGLYCFRKHLLGEASIFEQLAVVTSVFTWLTLVPPAHFNGFLEGWPYVFFLVYHYFFFFNVSVRKRLYGDYYARPHDPKWDVSPPKWYRLLFSVGVMVGHWLAAFEGPELHRIPGGWSNLGIWGLIVVTMLMQYNSTLYLAKYSEKVVVPTAVVQFGPYRWVRHPIYASTMLLFATYCVALRAPLSLLFVVAVCVLYYDQKAKLEEALMIETFGERYMEYASKVTQLVS, from the exons ATGGAAGCCAAGTCACTCTTTCTCCACTCCAAAACACTCCCACTCTGTTATACTTTCACAGATAGACCCAACATCTCTCTCAGGCATTTCAGCACACACCTTCAAGTCAATTCCATAAACCCCAATTCTCACTTCCACCAGAGCCTTAAACCCCTCAAAACCCCATCAAAATTATGTCTTTCACACAACCCACTATCCTTATCATCACCAACAAGAAGAACCCACTTGCTAAGTCCTCTCAAATGCTCCTACTCCAGCACCACAAGCCCAGAATCTCAGAACCCATTGCTAAAACCCTTCAAGAACCTCTCTTTTGATTCATTGAAAGCTACCCTTTTCAAATTAACCCCCTTTGATGTCATAAAGTGGTCTGGGATCTTATCAATTGCAATTGCAGCCACAAAATGGACCTCCAATTTGGTCTTCAGCCCCTTTTTCTGGATGTACTTCAGCTGGACTTGGATGTTCTGGCCATGGTTTCTGGCTGTTTCGGTAGGCCTTTACGGGTTATACTGTTTTCGAAAGCATTTACTTGGTGAAGCAAGCATATTTGAGCAGCTTGCTGTTGTTACCTCAGTGTTCACTTGGCTCACACTTGTCCCACCTGCCCATTTCAATGGCTTCCTTGAAGGTTGGCCATATGTGTTCTTCCTTGTGTAccattatttctttttcttcaatgtCAGTGTGAGAAAACGTTTGTATGGAGATTACTACGCTCGCCCACATGACCCCAAGTGGGATGTGAGCCCTCCGAAGTGGTACCGGCTTTTGTTCAGTGTTGGGGTCATGGTTGGGCACTGGCTAGCTGCATTTGAAGGGCCAGAGCTGCACCGTATTCCTGGCGGTTGGAGCAATTTGGGTATTTGGGGCTTGATAGTTGTCACTATGCTAATGCAGTATAACTCAACATTGTATCTTGCAAAGTATTCCGAAAAGGTGGTGGTGCCAACGGCTGTTGTGCAGTTTGGGCCATACCGGTGGGTGCGCCATCCTATATATGCATCTACAATGCTTCTGTTTGCCACTTATTGTGTTGCCCTTCGAGCACCTTTGAGCTTGCTGTTCGTTGTAGCAGTTTGTGTGTTGTACTATGATCAGAAGGCGAAACTGGAGGAGGCTTTGATGATTGAGACTTTTGGGGAGAGGTATATGGAGTATGCAAGTAAG GTAACTCAGCTGGTTTCTTGA
- the LOC133732157 gene encoding ATP-dependent zinc metalloprotease FTSH 10, mitochondrial-like encodes MIFSRIGRSLSRSSRSRNLLSRNGRSAAAEGLLGVPGSGSYLGRVDGDLGFMRTYIASAIGAHKTHVSDLSYILGNPKFVRLFSSEAPKKKNFENFYPKEKKEIPKGNDQKSESKEESSTDDQGSFQETFLKQFQNLVPLLLIGLFFSSFSFGSSEQKQISFQEFKNKLLEPGLVDHIVVSNKSVAKVFVRTSPRSQTSDEVVEGTINGTAARGKGGEYKYFFNIGSVENFEEKLEDAQEALGIDSHDYVPVTYVSEMVWYQELMRFAPTLILLGTLLYMGRRMQGGLGIGGGSGGRSGRGIFNIGKAHVTKVDKNAKNKIYFKDVAGCDEAKQEIMEFVHFLKNPKKYEDLGAKIPKGALLVGPPGTGKTLLAKATAGESGVPFLSISGSDFMEMFVGVGPSRVRNLFQEARQCAPSIIFIDEIDAIGRARGRGGFSGSNDERESTLNQLLVEMDGFGTTAGVVVLAGTNRPDILDKALLRPGRFDRQISIDKPDIKGRDQIFQIYLKKLKLDQEPSYYSQRLAALTPGFAGADIANVCNEGALIAARNESALITMQHFESAIDRIIGGLEKKNRVISKLERRTVAYHESGHAVAGWFLEHAEPLLKVTIVPRGTAALGFAQYVPNENLLMTKEQLFDMTCMTLGGRAAEQVLLGKISTGAQNDLEKVTKMTYAQVAVYGFSDKVGLLSFPQRDDGFEMSKPYSSKTAALIDGEVREWVGKAYAHTLALLEEHKDQVAQIAELLLEKEVLHQDDLLRVLGERPYKSSEVSNYDRFKQGFEDEKTVEVPVSVGHEEDGSSPLEPQVLPT; translated from the exons ATGATTTTTTCAAGGATTGGTCGCTCCTTATCTCGATCCTCTCGCTCCAGA AATTTGCTTTCTCGAAATGGGCGATCGGCGGCGGCTGAAGGGCTTTTGGGAGTGCCGGGTTCGGGTTCGTATCTGGGTCGGGTCGATggggatttagggtttatgaGGACCTATATTGCTTCGGCAATAGGAGCGCACAAGACCCATGTTTCTGATTTGAGTTACATTCTAGGGAACCCTAAATTTGTGAGACTGTTTTCCAGTGAAGCCCCTAAGAAAAAGA ATTTTGAGAACTTTTATcccaaggaaaagaaagaaattccgAAAGGGAATGATCAGAAATCCGAGTCCAAAG AGGAGTCGAGCACAGATGACCAGGGGAGTTTCCAGGAAACTTTCTTAAAGCAGTTCCAGAATTTAGTCCCTTTATTATTGATTGGGCtatttttctcttcattttcttttggcTCCAGTGAACAGAAACAG ATAAGTTTCCAAGAGTTTAAAAACAAACTTCTGGAACCTGGTTTGGTCGATCATATAGTTGTTTCTAATAAATCAGTTGCAAAAGTATTTGTACGTACCTCACCACGCAGTCAAACAAGTGATGAAGTTGTCGAAGGAACTATTAATGGTACCGCTGCTCGTGGAAAAGGGGGCGAGTATAAGTACTTCTTCAATATTGGAAGTGTTGAAAATTTTGAGGAGAAGTTGGAGGATGCCCAGGAAGCTCTGGGGATAGATTCTCATGATTATGTTCCTGTTACATATGTCTCTGAAATGGTTTGGTATCAAGAATTGATGAGGTTTGCACCAACATTAATCCTTCTGGGAACCCTCTTGTATATGGGGAGGAGAATGCAGGGTGGACTAGGCATTGGTGGTGGTTCTGGTGGCCGGAGTGGTCGTGGAATATTCAACATAGGAAAAGCCCATGTTACAAAAGTAGATAAAAATGCAAAGAATAAG ATCTACTTTAAAGATGTTGCCGGTTGCGATGAAGCAAAGCAGGAGATCATGGAATTTGTGCATTTTCTAAAGAACCCTAAGAAGTATGAGGATTTGGGAGCCAAAATTCCCAAAGGTGCTCTATTGGTAGGTCCTCCAGGCACAGGAAAGACCCTTCTAGCAAAAGCAACAGCAGGGGAATCTGGTGTACCTTTCCTATCTATATCTGGATCAGATTTCATGGAGATGTTTGTTGGTGTTGGACCTTCCAGAGTGAGAAACTTGTTTCAAGAAGCAAGGCAATGTGCTCCTAGTATTATATTTATTGATGAGATTGATGCAATTGGTCGAGCAAGGGGGCGTGGGGGCTTCTCAGGGTCCAATGATGAGCGTGAAAGCACTCTAAATCAATTGCTGGTAGAAATGGATGGCTTTGGAACAACTGCTGGAGTAGTTGTGCTTGCTGGAACCAATAGACCTGATATTTTGGACAAAGCCTTACTAAGGCCTGGTCGATTTGATCGTCAGATTAGCATAGACAAACCTGATATTAAAGGTCGTGATCAGATTTTTCAGATATACTTGAAAAAACTCAAACTTGATCAGGAGCCGTCATATTACTCTCAAAGGCTTGCAGCTCTGACTCCAGGATTTGCTGGAGCAGACATTGCCAATGTTTGTAATGAAGGTGCTTTAATTGCTGCCAGGAATGAAAGTGCACTAATCACGATGCAGCATTTTGAGTCGGCTATAGATAGGATAATTGGTGGTCTGGAAAAGAAGAACAGG GTTATTAGCAAGCTTGAACGCCGCACTGTTGCCTACCATGAGTCAGGGCATGCTGTAGCAGGATGGTTCTTAGAGCATGCAGAACCTTTGCTAAAAGTGACCATCGTTCCTCGAGGTACAGCAGCACTTGGGTTTGCCCAGTATGTTCCAAATGAAAACCTTCTTATGACCAAGGAGCAGCTTTTTGATATGACTTGCATGACCCTTGGTGGTAGAGCAGCTGAACAG GTTCTGTTGGGAAAAATTTCGACGGGAGCCCAAAACGATTTGGAAAAGGTGACAAAGATGACGTATGCCCAAGTTGCAGTTTATGGTTTTAGTGACAAGGTGGGTCTTCTTTCTTTCCCTCAAAGAGATGACGGGTTTGAGATGTCAAAGCCCTACAGCAGCAAGACTGCAGCCCTTATTGACGGTGAAGTACGCGAATGGGTGGGCAAGGCTTATGCGCACACACTTGCACTCCTAGAAGAACACAAAGATCAAGTGGCTCAAATTGCAGAATTGTTGCTGGAAAAGGAAGTTCTTCACCAAGATGACCTTCTCAGGGTTTTGGGAGAGAGACCATACAAGTCAAGTGAAGTGAGCAATTATGATAGATTTAAGCAAGGTTTTGAAGATGAGAAAACTGTTGAGGTCCCCGTTAGTGTCGGGCATGAGGAAGACGGCTCTTCACCTCTAGAGCCTCAGGTTCTCCCTACTTAG